From the genome of Muricauda sp. SCSIO 64092, one region includes:
- a CDS encoding TonB-dependent receptor, whose amino-acid sequence MSKSTVLTVVLFFGFFPFLQSQNHGPQAQLPLAHSFVGPIEQTTQKDSLAIWREQLHLHIDSERYRPKETLFFKAYVLTGPKQLRVSASDVLRVELLDAQGNLVLDQYHKIQQGAADGIMELPKTLTEGTYYLRAYTRWMLNYGEENLPLKEVLVSETKNSSDYKSGSIAIFPEGGHFVKGLENRAVLSESHGNPIHGTIVNEEGIQVANVMDYGSGLATFSFVPKERENYYFEKPNGDRIQLKQTFEIGGVLHANNIEDQKIQIRIGVTDELREGTYFLRGTRKGKEYLKSEITFDGDKDIIELTIKKEGLPHGLFNLTLVDAYGQVWAERPLYIDGGHFQFNLSQKSLVRTAEGEKIRYVLKLTDDNGKPISTDVTVRIKDVDNMAHNRAQASHPRGIGFLNDLKVLAQRFPEVPSWAYQNELPDQIKYAIQNGLEFYGQAYDFNNTLVIDDKVQVYIKNEKDVEVREVATNSEGLFALRGLQFEGDVTMTFRKDGKNIKEQLVKVIPYQYELPELKLNQVKDTAAPNRARKSGQMIPQKRLSDFDFKDKPSELIPLDEVTLLGQKKLRKANASVYGIEPDRVVYQDPKRPKPIPQLFLRVPGVYVSGIGDLNPSLSLPSRAGMGPVLWVIDGFPLLQASYIAGSGGGFSTFQPSPLREVMDIVPFVDVERIEFLFGPNAAIYGTRGSGGVILIYTKSGSYSTEFVARDNAQLTFKGFQSPIDIESYFISQNRRSANTKSASTLYWNPLLTTDENGEASFELVVPENLEQVLFDAKVITKEGKRGSFRALTELQSNN is encoded by the coding sequence ATGAGTAAAAGTACCGTCCTTACCGTTGTATTGTTTTTTGGTTTTTTTCCTTTTTTACAATCGCAAAACCATGGTCCCCAAGCTCAATTGCCCCTTGCCCATTCCTTTGTGGGACCTATTGAGCAGACCACACAAAAAGATTCCCTCGCCATTTGGCGCGAACAGTTGCATTTACATATAGATTCGGAGAGATACCGACCCAAGGAAACGCTTTTTTTTAAAGCTTACGTCCTCACGGGGCCCAAACAGTTGAGGGTAAGCGCGAGCGATGTCCTTCGTGTGGAACTCTTGGATGCCCAAGGTAATTTGGTCCTTGACCAATACCATAAAATCCAACAGGGCGCGGCAGACGGGATTATGGAACTTCCCAAGACTTTAACGGAAGGCACCTATTATCTAAGGGCTTACACCCGATGGATGTTGAACTATGGGGAAGAAAACCTCCCCCTAAAGGAGGTTCTGGTGTCAGAAACAAAAAATAGCAGCGATTACAAGAGTGGATCGATTGCCATTTTCCCGGAAGGCGGGCATTTTGTTAAGGGTCTTGAAAATAGGGCGGTACTTTCCGAGAGCCATGGCAATCCCATTCACGGAACCATTGTCAACGAAGAAGGGATACAGGTAGCCAATGTGATGGATTATGGTAGTGGTCTGGCCACATTCAGTTTCGTTCCCAAGGAAAGGGAAAACTATTATTTTGAAAAGCCCAATGGAGACCGAATCCAATTGAAGCAAACCTTTGAGATAGGTGGGGTACTCCATGCCAATAACATTGAAGACCAAAAAATACAGATCAGGATCGGGGTTACCGACGAGTTACGGGAAGGTACATACTTTCTAAGGGGGACCAGGAAGGGCAAGGAATATCTAAAATCTGAAATCACCTTTGACGGGGACAAGGATATTATTGAGTTGACCATCAAAAAGGAAGGTCTTCCCCATGGTTTGTTCAATTTAACGTTGGTGGATGCCTACGGCCAAGTATGGGCAGAAAGACCGCTTTATATTGACGGGGGCCATTTTCAATTTAACCTCTCCCAAAAGTCCCTGGTGAGGACCGCAGAGGGAGAAAAAATTCGTTATGTCCTTAAGCTGACCGATGACAACGGTAAGCCTATTTCCACGGATGTTACGGTACGTATTAAAGATGTCGATAATATGGCCCATAACCGGGCACAAGCAAGTCATCCAAGAGGTATTGGTTTTTTAAATGACCTAAAGGTGTTGGCCCAACGTTTTCCGGAGGTTCCGTCGTGGGCTTATCAAAATGAATTACCAGATCAGATCAAATATGCCATCCAAAATGGGCTGGAGTTTTATGGTCAAGCCTATGATTTTAATAATACTCTGGTAATCGACGATAAGGTTCAGGTTTATATCAAAAATGAAAAAGATGTTGAAGTAAGGGAAGTGGCCACCAACTCAGAAGGTTTGTTTGCGCTCAGGGGGCTTCAATTTGAAGGTGATGTCACCATGACATTCAGAAAGGACGGTAAGAACATCAAGGAACAACTGGTAAAGGTTATTCCCTATCAGTACGAGTTGCCCGAGCTAAAACTAAACCAAGTAAAGGATACTGCGGCTCCCAACCGCGCTCGGAAAAGTGGACAGATGATTCCCCAAAAACGGTTGTCCGACTTTGATTTTAAGGACAAACCCTCCGAGTTGATTCCCTTGGATGAGGTTACCTTGTTGGGACAAAAAAAACTGCGAAAAGCCAATGCATCAGTGTATGGCATTGAACCGGATAGGGTGGTTTACCAAGATCCGAAACGTCCAAAACCCATACCACAGCTGTTTTTGCGCGTTCCCGGTGTATATGTGTCCGGTATAGGGGATTTAAACCCCTCTTTGTCATTACCATCAAGGGCGGGTATGGGTCCCGTACTTTGGGTTATTGACGGTTTTCCACTGCTCCAGGCCTCCTATATTGCGGGATCCGGAGGGGGTTTTTCCACGTTTCAACCAAGCCCTTTGCGAGAAGTAATGGATATTGTTCCATTTGTTGATGTAGAACGAATCGAATTCTTATTTGGACCTAATGCGGCCATATATGGGACAAGAGGTTCTGGAGGTGTTATTTTAATATACACAAAGAGCGGTTCGTATTCAACGGAATTTGTGGCCAGGGATAATGCACAGTTAACCTTTAAGGGATTTCAATCACCAATTGACATAGAGAGCTATTTTATTTCGCAAAATAGAAGATCGGCAAATACCAAAAGTGCTTCAACCTTATATTGGAACCCTTTGTTGACAACGGATGAAAATGGGGAAGCT